The following nucleotide sequence is from Corylus avellana chromosome ca7, CavTom2PMs-1.0.
TGGGATTGAGTTAAAGACCCGGATGGTGATACTCTAATAATTTTGGTGCTGACATAAATACGAGaaagattttataaatttaagtcTATGGACTATGGTTCAATAGAAATAGTCAATTCACCCACCTGTCCTGTTGTTAGGATAAATAGCCTCATAAAATATCTCTCATATTTACAGAATCTCAAGCTTTTGCTTGTCGTGCGTGACTCATTACCCTCTACATGTATATATGCTCCCTGAACATTCTACATGGAGCCTAGTACCTAGCCCCTATACATAGCCTTTGCCCTCCCTTTAGCCCCCCAGCCATGAATTTTCAACTCATTCTTAAGGGCtatgaatgaaaaaaaacaaaaacaaaaaatgaaaatgaaaaaaaaaagaaaagaaaaaggtttagATAGAGGAAGTACGTTGTTCCTGCAGCGCGTTACAGAGCAATATTAAATGCATGTTGACGCCAAGAGCGCGTCACGTATGTCGGAGACGAGCGCACGTAGGCAGCAGCAGCCTTAAATGCCGacaatttaatttttcctaagTAATTCCGTGTCCGTGTCCCACGCTCAGTTCCCGTACTCTGATAGCAAATGCCTCACACCCCATTTCCCACTTGTACGCTTGTCGTCTAGCATCTCCGCCATAGGCCTCACGCGCCACCAAAACGCGCCACCATTGACTCCCCTGCGGGCCCCCCGTCACCTCAGTTCGTTACGGGAATGCGTGCGGAACTGCTTGACGGGACGCACAGGTGGGTTTCAGTGTGGGATTGGCTGTGCGGGGGGAGCGCGTGGGCGGGGGGTTTACAGAAAAGAAGAGTGTTATTTGGGATTCTCTTTCCCACCCCTTGTGCTGCAGACTGTACCCACACCACTCCCACCTCTGAATTTCACAGTCCCAGCACCTCTTCCCCTCGCAATTTCACTGTCCTTCACTTTTACCGCGCAGTAACAAAgcaaataaaaatgataacCACTCCGTAGACCGTAGACGAAGGTGAAAACCACTGGCTTACCGGGAACAACCGGTGGAAAAGGGGCAGGATAGAGACCCAATTTAGCTGGGTTTCAGAAACGGGAAAGTATATGAAGGGCTTTGAAGGAAGACAGCTCTTTTTGCAGAGAGGGAAATTGATGGCCACATTCTCTCACTGCTCttatcttcttctctcttctctcttctctcttcacGCTATAGCTAATCTTTCGAGGTTATAAGAACCAAATACACCCAAATCCTCACGTCTTTGGTGGctctcatttattattattattttcaagaGAATTTCATGGAGTTCGAGGATCAAGAGGAGCACGAGGAAGAGATGGAGCTGGGCGGCGCCAGCTACGACTCCATGGGCAACTCGGGTCGGGTCAAAATGTCGAGCTCGGGCGGAGTCGGAGTCGGAGGATCCGAGCTAGCCGTGGCTCAGCAGCAGCCGAAGAAGCCCAGGTACCGGGAGTGCCTGAAAAACCACGCTGTGAACCTCGGCGGCCACGCGCTCGACGGCTGCGGCGAGTTCATGCCGGCCGGAGCCGAGGGCACCCTAGACGCCCTCAAATGCGCCGCCTGCAACTGCCACCGAAACTTCCACCGCAAAGAGACCGACAGCCACGCAGCCGGCGCCGGAGCAGCCGACCCCTACCTTCAGGTGGCACACCACCCGCAATTCTCGGCGTACTATCGGACGCCGGCGGGGTACCTGCACGTGGCGCCGCAGCATCACCGGCCGCTGGCGTTGCCGTCAACTTCTGGAGGGCACAGCCGGGAGGAGCAGGAGGAGGACATGTCGAACCCGAGCGGCGGCGGCGGAGGCGGTGGGTCGGCGTCGAAGAAGAGGTTTAGAACGAAGTTCACGCCGGAGCAGAAAGACAGGATGCTGGCGCTGGCTGAGAGGCTGGGGTGGAGGATCCAGAAGCACGACGAGGCGGTGGTGCAGCAGTTCTGTAACGAGACTGGGGTCCAGCGTCACGTCCTCAAGGTGTGGATGCACAACAACAAGCACACCCTGGGTAAGAAGCCCTAGCTAGGAAGAACCAAACCCCACCAAAACGAAACAAAAGCAAACGAGTCTCTCTTTTGTAGCTAAGCCTAGGCATTGAAGAaggattttccttttttggttttctatCCATTATTGATCTCTCTGCACTGAAAGTAAGACCGCTATGGGTTTATTTTGAATGAATTGGAGGTGGGAATTTGTGTCGCTGACTTTCTCGGGATTTTAgttgggttttagggttttcttctctctctcttttttttttttttctttttgtttcttaatcTTTGTCGGAGGGTTTTCCATTTAGCTAGTGGTGGTGTTCTAATGGAAATTTGTCAACTTGGATTAGAGTAGACTATTGTTGTTGATGggttagccttttttttttggttcattatCATTTTAATGCATGCAAAATCTTTGCTCTATTACATCTGCTACATGCTCTTATACTGGCAGTGTGAGCAATGGGTGCTGCACTGGATTTTGATGGGTTGTcttttacagtttttttttttctatgtttcATGTATGAGTAAGTTTTTGTTTCAGCTAGAGGAATGAGGACTTGCATTGGAGCTGATGGTCTGGTTGGATTATGTGCAGAAATTCACCTTTCATTTGTAAGTTTGTGTGATCTCAGACAGTTGGAACGAGGTCTCTCGGAGCCACAAACGTGTGCCAACCTGCATTTTCCGTTTATACATATCTTTCTACGTGTACGCGAGTCTGTGTGTAGCATTTACTCACCCAACTTTTCGTTAACAGTcctggaagagagagagagagagagagataaagtcTAAAGGGTTTGGGGATTTCTGTTAGAAGCATTATGGATGGTATTGAATGAGTgcacttttcctttttcttctgctttttttcAACACAGATCCTTCGTCCTCCATTCAATGTGGATGCATATGCTTTGGGCTTTTACTCGATGCGTTTTCAGAACCTTTGCTTGCCTtcatttcttctctttcttctccttttgttcATCTTTTCTTCTGAAGGTACTACGACCAACTTTAAATGATCATGGTAGAAGCAAAGGTTGATCACTGTCACTGCAGAGACCTCCTTCTCTGGTCTGTTTCTGTTGCCAAATCTCTTTCTTGTATACTTTGCAGTCATCATTATGCACACACTCATCTCTAAATTtcctgttttctttttgttcgtTCGGCATATTATGTGAAATTGTATTTatagtttctatttttaatatatgacaCCTGTATAATATTATGATGGTAGAACCCAGATGTTTGATCATTGATGGGGTCACCTTGGGAAGGAAGGGGCTGAACCAGATGGGTTCGTTTTATTTcatgtgaattttatttgtttttttttttttttattgctaatatttctttctttttggcctTGGGAAGGAAAATGTTATCAGCGACAATAGTATTTCGCTGTTTCTCTCAAAGAAAAACTCAAATCCAAATGTGGGTTAAGTTCATGCTGGAGAAATTCGATAGATCCAAAGCTTGGTCTCAAAGTTcactttatcttctttttctgtttcaaTAGTCTATTTCAAAGGGAACATGTGGGCACTTCAGCAGTAagaaaaattcttataaaatattCCAGAGGGGGAACACAGCTTTTGTCTGCAACTCCTCAACTACCACCATTCTTGAAGAAGGTTCAGCTTTTGGCGAATAGAATCCATTAAGATCCCAAGAATCTCTTTTAAATCTTGTTCATCATCTTCGATATATAGCACATGGGGTTTATTTCAAACTGATCATCAAcacccatttttcttttggttctatttcctatatatatatatattcccctACTTTTCCTTTATTGAGATGGAGAACTGTTCTGAGCTCAGGTCACTCTCCTCAAGTCACGATTCGGCTTGACATTGCAGCAGGCGGGACCTGCTTCCTTATTTGGGGCAAAATAGAGAGAGATGTGGCTCGCTTGGGTCCTTTCATTAGTTCTATATATGTATGGAGATTGATGTTTCAATTTTACTAGCAAGATATTTTTGTTGATTGCTTGCCTCTTCCTGAGTCCAAGCTTACCTGCAAGAAATGCTATTCAAGATGCTTTGCTTGTTTGGGTGCCAAGTATCCCCGTATATGTTAAAGCTGCAAAATAAGATGTGGTCCGCATTTGGAAATCTTGGTCAGAGGTTTAGACAATTTGTACAACGGCCTAGCTGTTTCTATCAATATTCTTAATCTGGTGGactatcttttcttctttgccCATTTGAAAAGAGTTCACAAGTTATCTAAAATGGGTAATCAGGGAAATAATTAGGGTTATAGACCAGAAAGAAACAGCAAAATTGAGGGTTCAGGCTGCTTATTTCCCTAGCTAGTACCACTGGCTAGATTGTAAAAGTTAGAGCTCTAGGGTTTGCATTCATATAATCTGCTAATCCCCCATCCATCTGCTGTACATGTTAAATTTGATGTTCACCAATGGTTAATCCTAATTAATTGCATTCAAGTACGAGTGGTAAATGCGTTAGACCCTACAATCTTAAcactttattttgtgtttagttCGTAACGAGTCCAtaagtcgtgtaaaaaattaattgtcttaaatttattttgcgTGTTGAGTTCTGGTTGTGTTAAACCGTGATTATAA
It contains:
- the LOC132188408 gene encoding zinc-finger homeodomain protein 2-like, with amino-acid sequence MEFEDQEEHEEEMELGGASYDSMGNSGRVKMSSSGGVGVGGSELAVAQQQPKKPRYRECLKNHAVNLGGHALDGCGEFMPAGAEGTLDALKCAACNCHRNFHRKETDSHAAGAGAADPYLQVAHHPQFSAYYRTPAGYLHVAPQHHRPLALPSTSGGHSREEQEEDMSNPSGGGGGGGSASKKRFRTKFTPEQKDRMLALAERLGWRIQKHDEAVVQQFCNETGVQRHVLKVWMHNNKHTLGKKP